The DNA sequence GCGCTGATCTTCTACACGATGCCGTACATCGACGGACCGACGCTGGCGGCCAAGCTCGAGCGGCGCGGCGCACTGCCGCCGAAGGTCGCACAACGCGTGCTCATGGAGCTCTGCGATGCCGTTGCCGCCACGCATCGCGCCGGCATCCTGCACCGCGACATCAAGCCATCGAACGTGATCCTCGAGGGCGCACTGGAGAAGGTGTTGCTCATGGACTTCGGTGTCGCGCAGGTGACCGGGGCCGGCTACGACACCGAGAGCGGTCAGGTCCTCGGCACACCGACGTACATGTCGCCCGAACACGCGGGCGGCGGACACGTCGTCGACCAGCGATCGGACATCTATTCGCTCGGCGTCGTGGGCTACCACTTGCTGACGGGCCGGCCGCCCTTCAGCGGCGACACCCCGATGGCGATCGTCGTGCAGCACATGTCGAACGATCCCGTTCCCATCCGGCGCATCAATCCCTCGGTGCCCTTCGAGATTGCCGATGCCGTCGAACGTGCGCTGCGGAAGTCACCCGACGACCGGCATCAATCGGTGATGGAAATGTGGGAGCAGCTGAGCCGTGCGACGTTCTTTCGCGAGGTGGACGAGCCGCTGCCGCCGGAGCCGCCGCGTGCGGTGGGGCGCCTCAGCGTGCTCGCGACGTTCGTCAGCCTGATGCTGCTCGGCATCGCTTGGGCTTCCGCCCAGCGCTTGGCGATGGACGCGAGCGCGTTGGCCCCGTGGCAGTGGCTCGTCGCGGCGACCGGCTGCGCCCTGCTCGCCGTCGTGCTGTCGCCCGTAGTGCGTGCATCACTGCGCGACTACCGACCGCGCTGGGCGTTCTGGAAGCGCTAACACCACCGCCCACCACAGCACGACTCCGCTGCCCCCGACGGCTGCCGCGATGCCAAGTCCGCGGCTGTCGAGCAACGGCCATTCGACGCCCGCACCTCGAGCGATCAGCGCTCCGGACATCGTGGCCGCCGCGGCGTGATGCAGCCACCACGCCGCTGATGGAACCGCGGCGAGCAGCTGCCGCTGCGCCAAGGCGCTGAGGAACGGACCGAGAATCAAGAAGTGAATTGCGCCCATTGCGACGTCGTGCGTGAGCGGCACGATGCCCGTCGCGACCACGACGAGACCGCCCGCCGCCGCGTACCAGGGCAGTGCAAAGACCGGGCGGTCGACGCGACGCGCGACGGCGAGCCAGTAGAGCGAGTGCAGCGCGAGCCCCACACGCGCGACGGCGGTCGGCCAGAGTCCGAGGGCCAGCGCCGAGAGCGTACCGGTGAGGAGGCTGCCCCACGCCAGCCGCTGCCGGAGGCCGAACGCCGTGACGGCGCCCGGTGCGACCACCAGAAAGAGCAACGCCGTGAGAAAGCTCTGCACGGCAGCCGCTGCGAACGCAGGATCGCTGCGCAGCGTCCGCGCGATCAACGGAATGCAGGCCAGCGCCAGCAGCGTCCCCGGCAGTACGGCGACCATGGGATCGTCGTGCTGCCGCGCCGCACGCGCGATGCGCCACGCGGCGACGATCCACAGCCCGCCGACGATCGTCGATCCTACGATTCCGAGCAGCCCGTAGCCACGCTGGATGAACCCAAGCGTCGCGATGACGGTCGCGATCGCATACAGCACGCGTTCCCAGCCACGGAGCGGAGCCGTCTTACTCGACGATTCCCATGCGAGCCACGCCAGCGGCACCAACACGGCGTAGTAGCCGAGGTGCGAGTGCGCATGGCGGAGGTTCGGAAATGTGAGCGCCGCAGGGAGGGCGAAACCGACGCCGGCGAGGAACCACCGCAGCCAGAATCCCAGCGCGATCGTGCCGAGCAGCGCCGCCAGCACGATCGCGCGCCGCCGGTCGCGCGGGCGGCCGTCCGCCATTCAGCGACCGTCGGGGTTGGCGCCCGAGCTCCGGATGCGCGGCCACATCCCGAGGAAGAACACCGCGAGCCCGAGGACTTGCAGCGCCGCCGCGCCAACGATCGCGGCGCGCCAGGCGCTGCCCGTCGTGTCACCGAGCCACGATTCCAGCACGACGCGCGTCGCCGTGCCGCCCGCGATGCCCCACCACGCGATCTCCGCGAGCACAGGCTTGTAGCGGGCATCGCCACTGCGCGCGCGCGGGAACATCCACAGCGCCACGCCGGCAATCATCATCAACACGAAGCCCACCAGCAGCGCGTGCGTGTGGGCGCTGCGCAGGCGCCAGGCCGTCGGGATCCCGAACTCGCGGCCGAGCAGCATCCAGAATCCCAGCGCCAGCCCCACGAGGAGGAAGGCGATCGCCGTCTTCAGGTAACGGCGAACCAGCGGGTTCACGCGACTCCGCTCAAGCCTCGCGCCTTCGCAATCAGCGCCGGGAACAGCTCGGCCACCCGCTCCACGTCGGCCGCCGTGTTCAACGCGCCGAACGAGATGCGGATCGCCGCGTTGGCGAGGTCGGCGCGCACGCCCATCGCGCTCAACACGTGCGACGGCGTGATGCTCCCGCTCTGGCAGGCGGAGCCGCTGGAACAGGCCACGCCCTGCAGGTCCAGCGCCATGAGCAGCGATTCGGAGTCCGTGCCGGGTACCGAGATGCTCAAGATATGCGGCGCCCGCGGTGCCCCGCGGCCGTGCACCAGCGCGTCCGGGATGCGCTCCAGCAAGCGCGCTTCCAGGCGGTCGCGCATCTCCGCGTTCGCCTTCCAATGCGCCTCGCGCTCCTCGAGCGCGAGCTCCATCGCCCGCGCGAGGCCGACGGCGGCGGCCACGTTCTCGGTGCCAGGGCGGCGCCCGCGATCCTGCGACCCACCGAAGAACAGCGGCTCCAGCGGCGTGCCGCGACGGATGAAGAACGCACCGATGCCCTTCGGGGCGCCGAGCTTGTGGCCGCTCACGCACACGAAATCGAAGGGAATCGTCTTGGCGTTCACGTCCACCTTGCCGAAGGCTTGCACGGCATCCGTGTGGAACACCGCACCCGCGGCCTTCGCCTGCTGCGCCAGCTCGGCGATCGGCTGGATCACGCCGGTCTCGTTGTTGATCCACATCACCGAGACGAGGGCGGTGTCGCCCGCGGTGATCTTGCGCGCCGCATCGGCGAGGTCCACCGTGCCGTCCGCCTGGACGTTCAGCAGGCGCTCCTCGGCCCCTTCCTTCGCCGCCTGATGCACGGCCTGCAGGACCGCCTTGTGTTCGATCGGGCTCGAGACGACGGCCTTCTTGCCCTGCGCCTTGAGGATGCGCCAGCCGCCCAGCACGGCGAGGTTGTCGCCCTCCGTCCCGCCGGAGGTGAAGCAGATCTCGTCAGCGGCGGCGCCCAGGCATCGGGCGACGCGCTCGCGGGCTTCATCGAGCGCGGCGCGGGCCTCGCGGCCCCAGCGATGCGTGGACGAGGGGTTCCCGAAGCGAGGGCCATAGAACGGCGTCATCGCCTCCAACACCTCCGGTCGGACCGGGGTGGTGGCGGCGTGGTCGAGGTAGATGGGCTGGGGGGCCATTCCGGAAATATAGACCGGTCCTAGGGCAACTGCAGTTGGGAGTTGGGAGTGGGGAGTTGGAAGCCGTTGACTCACAACTCCCGGCTTCCAACTCACTACCTCTCATTCCAAGAACTGGACTTCGTGCAGCCGCATACTGGTCGCGTCGAATAGGAAAATGCGGTCCACACCGAAGATTGCGCAGTACTCCCGCAACTGCCGACGCGTGGGCGGGAATCGGGGGTCGGCGGCCTCGCCAGTCTTTACCTCCACCAGCAAGAGCTCATCGTCCCGCCGCACGAGCAGGTCGGCCCGCACGTCGAACTCCGCGACGCGGCCGTTGATATGCATGGTGCAGCGGCGCTGCGCTTGGCGCTCCACGATGACGTAGCCGCGGGCCGCCAACCAGCGCTCGGCATCCTCCTCTCCCTCGGACGCGATACCCATCCGCGTGTGGAGCAAACGCGCCTTCCACCAGCGGCGGACCTGCAGGGTCAGCAACACCGCCAGGCCGGCGGCGAGAACGGCGACCAGGGCGAGCAGGAGGGACGTCCGCATGGGTGGAGGCTAGATATTCGACACCGGAAGCGCCATTGTGCGTAGGGAGTCCAGCAATGCGCCGTCCCCTCATCCGCCCCCTGATCGCTCCACCGTCCGGCAGTCCGGTCGGGGCGCTCGTGAGCGCCCTCACGCATGTGCTGGTTGGCGTCGCGATCGTGGGGGGGCCGATCGCCGGCAAGGCGGTCCTCGACTCCTGGGACGAGCTGCCCGAGGGCCTGCGCTTTCTCGTGCCGCCGCCCAAGGCCCCTCCCACGATGGAACCCGCCCTGAACTACGCGCCTGGGGCGGGTGACGGTGGCACCTCGACAGCGACCGTGGAGCGCGACGACGGACAGCGCCGCGCCGGTGCCCGAGCGGCGCCGGCCAACGCGGGCGTCGACGCACCGGTCCCGACGCTCGACGCGGCGAGCGAGGCGGCCGCGATGAGCGCGATGCTC is a window from the Pseudogemmatithrix spongiicola genome containing:
- a CDS encoding serine/threonine-protein kinase; the protein is MRPSTERRLVDDPGHRAMLAEALGPDYELGPMVGQGGFGCVYEAKDLRLGRRLAVKVIRPDLAGASAFVKRFRQEGVAMARLRHPSIVPIYDIKEAGALIFYTMPYIDGPTLAAKLERRGALPPKVAQRVLMELCDAVAATHRAGILHRDIKPSNVILEGALEKVLLMDFGVAQVTGAGYDTESGQVLGTPTYMSPEHAGGGHVVDQRSDIYSLGVVGYHLLTGRPPFSGDTPMAIVVQHMSNDPVPIRRINPSVPFEIADAVERALRKSPDDRHQSVMEMWEQLSRATFFREVDEPLPPEPPRAVGRLSVLATFVSLMLLGIAWASAQRLAMDASALAPWQWLVAATGCALLAVVLSPVVRASLRDYRPRWAFWKR
- a CDS encoding cysteine desulfurase family protein; translation: MAPQPIYLDHAATTPVRPEVLEAMTPFYGPRFGNPSSTHRWGREARAALDEARERVARCLGAAADEICFTSGGTEGDNLAVLGGWRILKAQGKKAVVSSPIEHKAVLQAVHQAAKEGAEERLLNVQADGTVDLADAARKITAGDTALVSVMWINNETGVIQPIAELAQQAKAAGAVFHTDAVQAFGKVDVNAKTIPFDFVCVSGHKLGAPKGIGAFFIRRGTPLEPLFFGGSQDRGRRPGTENVAAAVGLARAMELALEEREAHWKANAEMRDRLEARLLERIPDALVHGRGAPRAPHILSISVPGTDSESLLMALDLQGVACSSGSACQSGSITPSHVLSAMGVRADLANAAIRISFGALNTAADVERVAELFPALIAKARGLSGVA
- a CDS encoding YraN family protein — its product is MRTSLLLALVAVLAAGLAVLLTLQVRRWWKARLLHTRMGIASEGEEDAERWLAARGYVIVERQAQRRCTMHINGRVAEFDVRADLLVRRDDELLLVEVKTGEAADPRFPPTRRQLREYCAIFGVDRIFLFDATSMRLHEVQFLE
- a CDS encoding energy transducer TonB, which codes for MRRPLIRPLIAPPSGSPVGALVSALTHVLVGVAIVGGPIAGKAVLDSWDELPEGLRFLVPPPKAPPTMEPALNYAPGAGDGGTSTATVERDDGQRRAGARAAPANAGVDAPVPTLDAASEAAAMSAMLATSYQLLEVDSAATRDPSSAAPLYPPDLETRGIEGHVIIRFVVDSTGVVDMRTILTVEATHAAFDRAVRDALPLMRFRPAKVGNKPVRQLAEQLFRFEIPRTVP